Sequence from the Zeugodacus cucurbitae isolate PBARC_wt_2022May chromosome 2, idZeuCucr1.2, whole genome shotgun sequence genome:
cacacacactatgtTGAACAAAAATACATGCCGTTATTAAGAGGTATTACAAAATGTCAATCGCTCTTCAAATATTACTAAAACaaccactttgttgttgtaaatgttacaacaaaatacaatattGTGACTAGAATTGGAAAAAAGCTCGAATTTTAGCAGCAGCATATGAAAAATGTCCGTCCCTTTCCACCTGCACAGGCATCAGTTTCGTTCAAAGTCCAATTTACATGCCAAAAGGTGGCAGAAACTAGAGCGAAACCaatatgacaacaaaaacaaacgaaacTAGTCGAAATGGATTGAATTTGCTGTGGAAAAGTTATTGTTTTAGagatttttcaaatgattttgtaatttgtttttttttttttgtaattgtttttttttatgaaaattccaTTAGAATGATAAAGAGTGAAAACTGAGAAGAAAcgccaaaagcaaaaaacaacggCAGTGCTGAAGCAACggtttgtatgtgtttatatatactacatgcgaacatttgaacatacatatgtatataattacataGTTTGTACATACCTAtggtataaatgtacatatatataccctAGTAGAATAGCAAAAAATCCCGTTCAACTAATCTCAGCCAAAAGGGACAGCAGATGTTTCAACAAATATCTACTGGCACAGTGCTAGATaagactaacaacaacaataataacaataaatactaATAAAGTACATCTTACCTTCGCAAGACAGCAGGTAACTGCTTCCTCCCTACGAAGTATCTCTAAGAAGTGTTGGCAGAGAAGTTTGCAAAAAGTATTCATATAATAACAgaaggcaaaaacaacaaatctaaAGTAAAGCAAGTGGAGCAGTTGCAACAACTGGCAAGGAAAcggtttagtttttaattttgaaaagaaaatatgcgaCACGCAACAACTGGCTCGATGCTGTGCATTTACCTGTGAAAACAATCAACATGTTTCAGCTTAAAATGAAGGCGGAAAAACACTTtcgagtatgtaaatatgtttacacGCACTTAATAAAAACGCGAATTCGCAAATATGCGCCTACTTATATACATTTGtgcttttacatacatatgcacataatgCAACCGATATTATTCGCTGTTTATTTTGCAATGAGAAATGTAACCCTTTTTGGAGGAAAATGTAAGCAAAGTAATTTGCAAAGTGTAAGAATTCATATAAGagctagaaaaataaaatataaaagtataaacaatatttgtacacaaccattatttattaatttagtaaaaataatatgcCAATAGACTATATAACCTCAATAAATATCCGACTTCTCCTTAGAAAAGTATATATTCAAGAAAGCAGTCCAATTAAtaagatattaaaatatacatgtaaaatatatattcatgtaaataaataaatggaatgcgagcaagcaaatattaaaaaaaaataaacgttatatttgataaaaataataaaaatattttgcaatggAAAAATGCAACATCATTAACGCTTAGTCATCAACTGCAACTAGTTCTACGTAAGCAAATCTATAAACCCACATACATAAGCACCTTTTTATTTTCTATGCGTAACTGATTACAAATGCTTATTAGAttacttacacatatgtatttatatatttaaaaattgtgtttagagtgcaaataataataaatgtgtaaATCAATGCTTGGAACTAAAGATAACAGAATCACTTGTacgtatttatatacacaatagcttcacaacaaattttaattaataaaactgcAGCCGTGTAACcgacatttacatacatacatatgtatatccatttGCAAATTTGTATGCCCCTGCAAATATAACTCATAATGTGTAATACAAAAGTCAAATGATAtgaataagcaaataaacaatttaaaggaAAAATCTACGCATGACCGAGATAAGCTTCCAACCAATCTGGGATATAAAAGCCATGATAATCGGTTAAGAGAAcaattaaaaacgaaaagtGAAACGAAATCGTCGCGCAGTTTAAACGAACAACAGGTTTTCTAATTATTTGCCGATTTTTGAATACGCGCAAAaacttaaaatgaaatatttagtaattttaGCATTATTTTGCACCATTGTAGCGGCAAAGGTAAGATTTTGTAAAAGCGATCACTTTCGTTCTACATGCAGATTTGCACTTGTGTTCATAACCTCAAATGCATACACTTGCATAGTTGCATATCCCTTACAACGTTTATAAAAGTAATTCGCACCAACTTGTGTTCATAACCTCAAACACATGCACttgcatacgtatatatgtatattgctatAAACGACAAATAATTGAAAGTACTTCAAACTCACATTTCAGGCACAATTGAATCTTGGTTTGGGTTTGGGTATTGCGCGAGCGGGCCCACCGCCACCACAGTTTTTCCAAAATGTCATTCTTAATGCAGAAGCGCAAAAAGTTCTTGCCACTCCCGGCCTACCCGCTGATTTACAACAGCGTGTACAGGACACATTGAGCAATTCTGGATTGGGATTCGATAATTGCAGTACTGTGTCCACATTGCCTTGGTTGCAAATGCGTTGCGTCGCCTTACAACTATCGAAGTCCAAAGCTGAGTTGAAGGCCATCGATGACGAAGCAAAAGCGAGAGCTCAGGCGGCCGCAACAGCGGAAGCAAGCGCACCAGCTGCAGCGGATGTAAAAACtagttaaaattaatattagtaaccattttgttaaaataatgcaATTACCTTTGCTGTAGTATtccaatttgttaaatttttcccaaaaatatttcgCGACATTGTATCTTATTCACACGATTTTTACAAATGAACTAAATTGTCTAATACATGGTGTATGTTatgaaaagaataaaattttgaaatatttacttcCGCTTCCATTTGAATTGTATGCATTTGATTACTACACCCTGTGCTGCGGTCTGCTTTATCTACGTTGAACATGAATCTGCTTTGCCAGCATTAGTGAGCTTTCGTACGAATGTCAGAATCAGCCCCAAAATGACAACTGTCAAATTGTCAGGGTCGAATCGCCCCCCACTGTTGGCGAATGTTGGCGCAGTGCAAAACATTTTTCCAGTCATTTCTTCTCCTATCTCCAACACACACCGAAAGCTCCGCTACGAAGTACACAAATTCTTTGGATGTGAAATATCGATTTGCAGCGCGAGAAAAGTCCATTAgccaaaaaacacacaaaaaattgaATAACGTTGCAGAAAATcgacaaatcaaataaaaacgaCTTCCAAGTGTAAATCGAAAGTCCACCAAGTGGCTGCATAGTTGGGAAAACCAGAAAAACGCGTAATTAATAGCTCTAGTGAAAATTGCAGTGTGACTTGACGACTGAGTGAAAAAGCGAAAGTAGCAGGGATGGCGTTCGCAGGACTAAAGAAACAAATTAACAAGGCGAACCAGTATGTGACGGAAAAAATGGGTGGGGCGGAGGGCACAAAGCTGGATATGGACTTCATGGAAATGGAGCGTAAGACGGACGTCACCGTTGAACTGGTTGAAGAACTGCAGATGAAGACGAAGGAATTCCTTCAACCAAATCCAACGGCACGTGCAAAAATGGCAGCCGTCAAGGGTATATCGAAACTCTCCGGTCAGGCAAAGTCCAATACGTACCCACAGCCAGAAGGTCTACTTGCCGATTGTATGTTAATGTATGGCAAGAAGTTGGGTGAGGATAATAGTGTATTCGCGCAAGCGCTTGTCGAATTTGGTGAAGCGCTGAAACAAATGGCTGATGTAAAATACTCACTGGATgacaatattaaacaaaatgtcTTAGAACCATTACACCACCTACAAACTAAAGAATTGAAGGAGGTAATGCATCATCGTAAGAAGTTGCAGGGAAGACGCCTTGACTTTGACTGTAAGCGTCGCCGGCAAGCTAAAGACGAGGAGATTCGTGGCGCCGAGGAGAAATTTGCCGAATCGCTGCATTTAGCGCAAATGGGCATGTTTAACTTGCTCGAAAACGACACCGAACACGTGTCACAATTGGTAACGTTCGCTGAGGCGCTTTACGAATTCCACTCGCAGTGCGCTGAAATACTGCGCGGCTTGCAGGAGACACTTCATGAAAAGCGAGAAGAGGCTGAATCTCGACCAAAATCTGAATTTGTGCCCAAAACATTGTTGGATCTCAATCTCGATGGCACCGGCACTAACGATACGGACAGCGTGAGCACACCGGCACATAGGGCGTCAGCGGCATCACCGCTACCCTCGCCATTGCGTTCGCCAGCCAAATCGCTGGTGCCGGGAGCTACTACACCACAACGCCAACAGCAGCCATGCTGTCAGGCCTTGTACGATTTCGAGCCAGAGAATCCGGGTGAATTGGGCTTCAAAGAAAACGATACCATTACATTGTTGAACCGTGTGGACGACAATTGGTATGAAGGCTCTTTAAATGGACGCACCGGCTACTTCCCACAGTCATATGTGCAAGTTGTGGTGCCACTGCCCAATGGCAATTAAGGGGAGCACGCTTAGCTGATACATTGATGAGAGCAAAGCACTTCATCACTCCATAAGCAACTAGTTGacaaacaataattaattatttaatattaaatttaacggttaattaaatttaaagctaCTTAAAAGCATAGAAAcatcaacaaacaaaaaatcgcaaacAATTGAGatgtgtatttattataattattaaactcAATGGAAATTaagatttatagaaaatttcaatGATCAATTCATAAATACTTCAATTACAATTCAATTTTGAGAATCTTGGAACTTTTAAAATGATATTTGTAACTTAcatatatgaaacaaaaataactaaaacaaaaacaaaaaccgaaaattgATTGTGCTAATATGAGTATTTATGTAATTCCTAACTTATTGCCTACCTACCAGCCTATTATCatacgaaacaaaaaaaaatcacctAAAATTGTTGTCATTTTTAAGTCATTGCATACCCTAACCTAAACATACACTCATATACACATAAAAGCGAACTTGTTCCCTTTTCCCCATTTCTTGCTCTTAACTTACCTAcattgtgtgtgttgttttgttatttatatttatatatatgtatttattaagcataatacaataatattatatacgtgtatatttattataactcTTACATTAAtcgtatatatatgttttcgaGGCGAAGTAAAAcagatataaacaaaataaatgagaaataaattaaaaaaagaacacGAGAGCGAGAGCTCCCTAATTCCTAAATACCTTAAATATACCTTATACATTTATTGAAAAGaccttaaataaactaaataaatataaaccatCTGAACTGTATTGTATTGAAAATGGCATACCACTGAAGCTAAAAAAAACAAGTGTCATAATTTAAAccactaaataaaatatatacgtatacactgaaaacaaaatatattaaatacagtgAACCAGAAAATAAAACGGATAGGTTTTATAATTATTAGCTgtgttaaacaaattattttagtttgttAAAGTTAATATTGTAACTATGTAAGCTGTTAAGGAATGCCGAAAACATGTATAAAAAgcaaacatttgtatttatatgtaagtacagCAAAATGTGTGCGTGCAAAATGAGCAAAAAAGCGTTGAATGTTATCAGCGCTGGATGTGCGGTTTCAAAAAGTTTTggaatgtttttgtttaaagctaactttaaatgatttttgaaacAGTTATGTGCTTGTGAAGtgttacgtacatatgtacatgtattcatTTGAAATGTTTCACGAAAGTTTGCTGCCTTTTATAAAGAGCTACTTAGGAAAAATTGTTAAccagttaataaataaaaacacaatgtAATAGCACTATCGGCTTTTTGGTTGATAATAAGAATTGTTTAAGAaagttcaatttaaaatatatttttcataatatttaacttattttcgTATTATTTACAAAGCGCtaagttttcttttatttaaatgcttgcttttttattaatttgtatgcaataaaCTATAACATTAATGCTACGAAAAACACATACTATTTTCATGTCTAACattccaactttttttttaagtacatatttaattataaaactcatatttttatttaattttattttatttatttaatttgcttcTAAGCACAAAGCCAAAACTTGtccgttattatttttgtggcaCTGTTACTCGTGAGGATTACTATCCGATTAATGTACTGATAATAATCATGTAGTTAACGTTTTATAGCGTTACCAATAGCGTTGGAGAGGAATTATGAACAATTATATATTATGAAAGAAGGAAGTCACAGTGGTTTAGTAGTCTCATGTTggaataaaaaagcaaaacaaaacaaaataaaaataaaactattcaaaaacATTGGTTTAataattgtatacatacatacatacataaattatatagaaGAAAAGGCTAAACATAACGAAAAACaataatgtattgaaaatatatacatacttacatacatacatatatgcaacttGATGCAATTACGATgaattataacaataataattgtaatggAAATTTACAAGTGTAATAATGTAACAATTACCTAcccctatacatacatacatacatactatatacaaatacttaacgttaatatgaaatatgaaaattaactaTAAAGCTACCGCAAATGAAGCTGAAGGAAGCGATGAAGACGGCGTGTATAAGGTTTATGATATTGCTGATATTaagatataatacatatgtattaattacGTTATGCAAACagagaagcaaaaaaaaaaaaagaacttataaaaattattgaagcaaAGCGCGACAAATATGAAGGCAAAAACccgataaaaataacaaaaccaaaaaagaaattaataaaatttaatttttaatgtgtcTTTCGTTCCAACGCAAGTATTCTTTTTTCCacgactctctctctctcattctttatttgtatttctttgcGTTTTTATATTCTCAGCGAATTAGCTGCTATATCATCTGGTTTATTAATTTCCTTGCTACCCACCGCTAGCATCCTACATCGACCACTTAAATACACCTGCTAGACGTGTGCTGCACCCCCGCCAATTGTCAAAGCAACGAGTCATTAGCCGCCTTCGCACTCACACACCAACACTGTTGTATGATCCTTTGCTCGTTTTCTTCTATATCATTTACACGCTATTAATTATACTCAATACTGTCAATCCCCCGCGCTGtggttaaaaacaaataaatataattaaattgggGGCGGTAAATAGCTATCTCTATAACAACAATGTCAATGCCAAGCGGAGGCCATACTCGCTTATGCGTGCTGAAGAGCATATATCACAGCATCAGCTTTATTATCAATTGACGCCGTGTCCCGCTACTGCGCATCCTACTATGCGCACGTACAAAAACAATCCattatatgtttgtaaatatacatatatatactagtCGACT
This genomic interval carries:
- the LOC105215462 gene encoding uncharacterized protein LOC105215462, which codes for MKYLVILALFCTIVAAKAQLNLGLGLGIARAGPPPPQFFQNVILNAEAQKVLATPGLPADLQQRVQDTLSNSGLGFDNCSTVSTLPWLQMRCVALQLSKSKAELKAIDDEAKARAQAAATAEASAPAAADVKTS
- the LOC105215460 gene encoding endophilin-A → MAFAGLKKQINKANQYVTEKMGGAEGTKLDMDFMEMERKTDVTVELVEELQMKTKEFLQPNPTARAKMAAVKGISKLSGQAKSNTYPQPEGLLADCMLMYGKKLGEDNSVFAQALVEFGEALKQMADVKYSLDDNIKQNVLEPLHHLQTKELKEVMHHRKKLQGRRLDFDCKRRRQAKDEEIRGAEEKFAESLHLAQMGMFNLLENDTEHVSQLVTFAEALYEFHSQCAEILRGLQETLHEKREEAESRPKSEFVPKTLLDLNLDGTGTNDTDSVSTPAHRASAASPLPSPLRSPAKSLVPGATTPQRQQQPCCQALYDFEPENPGELGFKENDTITLLNRVDDNWYEGSLNGRTGYFPQSYVQVVVPLPNGN